From the genome of Geothrix sp. 21YS21S-4, one region includes:
- a CDS encoding NAD(P)H-dependent oxidoreductase codes for MNVLIINAHLSYPGWSEGKLNLAFMDFAKTFFAERGHQVAETFVERGYDPEEEVNKHVAADLVILQMPVNWFSAPWIYKKYVDEVFNAGLNTKTLLEGDGRTRQDPTRQYGMGGHMQGRKFMISATWNAPRDAFDNPNGALYGGKGTADVFLPLTSNYKFVGFDILPDFGVFDIFKSPDIPGALEEYRGHLEKHCL; via the coding sequence TTGAACGTGCTCATCATCAACGCCCACCTTTCCTATCCCGGCTGGTCCGAGGGCAAGCTGAACCTCGCCTTCATGGACTTCGCCAAGACGTTCTTCGCCGAGCGCGGACACCAGGTCGCCGAGACCTTCGTGGAGCGCGGCTATGACCCCGAAGAGGAAGTTAACAAGCATGTGGCGGCGGATCTGGTGATTCTCCAGATGCCCGTGAATTGGTTCTCGGCGCCGTGGATCTACAAGAAATACGTGGATGAGGTCTTCAACGCCGGGCTGAACACCAAGACCCTGCTGGAAGGGGACGGCCGCACGCGCCAGGATCCGACCCGGCAGTACGGGATGGGCGGCCACATGCAGGGACGGAAATTCATGATCTCCGCCACCTGGAATGCCCCCAGGGACGCCTTCGACAACCCCAACGGCGCACTCTACGGCGGCAAGGGAACGGCGGACGTGTTCCTCCCTCTCACCTCGAACTACAAATTCGTGGGGTTCGACATTCTCCCGGATTTTGGGGTGTTCGATATTTTCAAGAGCCCGGACATTCCCGGGGCGCTCGAAGAGTACCGAGGGCATCTGGAGAAACATTGCCTCTGA
- a CDS encoding PepSY domain-containing protein, with translation MRVDLIRTYKVLHTWTGVLAGMLLFIAFYAGGLTLFKEPLARWASPPSIGAAAVPLADAPALINRALAAHPAAGKDFQLHLKPAEDVPSRLTWREGGDDHDAASGRQYVATLDADGVRIDQARPHQLAAFIDTLHRVVGLPFDNDPSRWFMGVAATLYALALVSGVILLVPTFVKNFFALRTDKGPKRLWLDAHSVVGLASLPFHIVIATTAVVFAFHDEIYDLQNKLIHRGRLSSAWAPPQAPPKPAAPRQPSAMLPPEELLAKVKALSPTFEPTRLQYKQVFTPKAVVQVWGHDPKALSPRPVGGFVALNPYGGEVLRTDFLPGRQDGPNTTIASFFALHFGTYGGAPAKWLYFVLAMGGAWLFYSGNLLWLESRRKIPGKDQTPPARRRDTRALAAATVGVCLGCICGLSLTIAASKGLHSLAPQLSGGPRAIYYSVFFASLAWAFLRGAARASVDLLWVAAAFTLLIPVTTLLAWLFPALGLWAHASAPALGVDLTALAGSLCFAWMARVTSKRVQSGPADSIWSKHSGLPNAI, from the coding sequence CCTCGCCGACGCCCCCGCCCTCATCAACCGCGCCCTGGCGGCGCATCCGGCGGCCGGGAAGGACTTCCAGCTCCACCTGAAGCCCGCCGAAGACGTGCCCAGCCGCCTGACCTGGAGGGAGGGCGGCGATGATCATGACGCCGCGTCGGGCCGCCAGTACGTCGCCACCCTGGACGCCGACGGCGTGCGGATCGACCAGGCCCGCCCGCACCAGCTCGCCGCGTTCATCGACACCCTCCACCGGGTCGTGGGCCTGCCCTTCGACAACGATCCCAGCCGCTGGTTCATGGGCGTGGCCGCCACGCTCTACGCCCTGGCCCTGGTTTCCGGCGTGATCCTGCTGGTGCCCACGTTCGTGAAGAACTTCTTCGCCCTGCGCACGGACAAGGGCCCGAAGCGCCTCTGGCTGGATGCCCACAGCGTGGTCGGATTGGCGAGCCTTCCCTTCCACATCGTGATCGCCACCACGGCAGTGGTGTTCGCCTTCCACGACGAGATCTACGACCTCCAGAACAAGCTGATCCACCGGGGCCGCCTGTCCAGCGCCTGGGCGCCTCCCCAGGCGCCGCCGAAGCCGGCGGCTCCGCGCCAGCCCTCGGCCATGCTGCCGCCCGAGGAGCTGCTGGCGAAGGTGAAGGCCCTGTCGCCGACCTTCGAACCGACCCGCCTGCAGTACAAGCAGGTCTTCACGCCCAAAGCCGTGGTGCAGGTGTGGGGCCATGATCCCAAAGCCCTCTCGCCCAGGCCCGTGGGCGGCTTCGTCGCCCTGAATCCCTACGGAGGCGAGGTGCTCCGCACGGACTTCCTCCCGGGTCGCCAGGACGGGCCCAACACGACGATCGCCAGCTTCTTCGCGCTGCACTTCGGAACCTACGGCGGCGCGCCGGCCAAGTGGCTCTACTTCGTGCTGGCCATGGGCGGAGCGTGGCTGTTCTACAGCGGGAACCTGCTGTGGCTCGAATCCCGCCGCAAGATCCCGGGCAAGGATCAGACGCCGCCCGCCCGGCGCCGCGACACGCGGGCGCTGGCCGCGGCCACCGTGGGCGTCTGCCTGGGCTGCATCTGCGGCCTCTCCTTGACCATCGCCGCCAGCAAAGGGCTCCACAGCCTCGCTCCCCAGCTCAGCGGCGGGCCGCGGGCCATCTACTATTCCGTCTTTTTCGCCAGCCTCGCCTGGGCCTTCCTGCGCGGCGCGGCCAGGGCCTCCGTCGACCTCCTGTGGGTGGCTGCCGCCTTCACCCTGCTGATTCCGGTGACGACGCTGCTGGCGTGGCTCTTCCCCGCCCTGGGCCTCTGGGCTCATGCCAGCGCTCCCGCGCTCGGTGTGGACCTCACCGCCCTGGCCGGGAGCCTCTGCTTCGCATGGATGGCCCGCGTCACGTCGAAGCGGGTGCAGTCGGGACCGGCGGACAGCATCTGGTCAAAGCATTCCGGCCTTCCCAACGCCATCTAG
- a CDS encoding AraC family transcriptional regulator: MNRSHPLPRPTDPEEAPTDLARLARMMMAHAPYDGSFDLRLPGVHVSKASRIEKDMHHALACPALCLVAQGAKRVILGKEIYEYDASRMLVYSVDVPITAQVTQASLDSPYLGLRLDIDAGRVAELTAKVYPHGLPKQGGGHAICVDQVDDHVINAVVRLMGLASQPGEAELLAPLVMDEILIRLLKSSLGLRLAMIGQEESKVHRISKAVSWVRSNFDKPLDVERLATLVHMSPSSFHQHFKAVTEMSPLQYQKALRLQEARRLMLLTKLDAGSAGRKVGYQSVPQFTREYGRYFGNAPTKDIAMLLQKAGVDRPASEN; the protein is encoded by the coding sequence ATGAACAGAAGCCATCCCCTCCCGCGCCCCACCGATCCCGAGGAAGCTCCGACCGACCTGGCCCGGCTCGCGCGCATGATGATGGCCCACGCGCCCTACGACGGGAGCTTCGACCTGCGGCTGCCCGGCGTCCATGTGTCGAAGGCCTCGCGGATCGAGAAGGACATGCACCACGCCCTGGCATGCCCGGCCCTCTGTCTGGTGGCCCAGGGGGCGAAGCGGGTGATCCTCGGGAAGGAAATCTACGAATACGACGCGTCGCGGATGCTGGTCTACTCCGTGGACGTGCCGATCACCGCACAGGTGACCCAGGCCAGCCTGGATTCCCCCTACCTCGGCCTGCGGCTGGACATCGACGCCGGCCGGGTCGCGGAGTTGACGGCCAAGGTCTATCCCCACGGCCTTCCGAAGCAGGGCGGCGGCCACGCGATCTGCGTGGACCAGGTGGACGATCACGTGATCAACGCGGTCGTCCGGCTCATGGGGCTCGCGTCCCAGCCGGGGGAAGCGGAGCTGCTGGCGCCCCTCGTCATGGACGAGATCCTGATCCGGCTGCTGAAGAGCTCCCTGGGCCTGCGGCTCGCGATGATCGGCCAGGAGGAGAGCAAGGTCCACCGCATCTCCAAGGCGGTGTCGTGGGTCCGCTCCAACTTCGACAAGCCGCTGGACGTCGAGCGCCTCGCGACGCTGGTCCACATGAGCCCCTCCTCCTTCCACCAGCACTTCAAGGCCGTCACCGAAATGAGCCCGCTTCAGTACCAGAAGGCCCTGCGGCTTCAGGAGGCCCGCCGCCTCATGCTGCTGACGAAACTGGACGCCGGCTCCGCCGGCCGGAAAGTGGGCTACCAGAGCGTCCCCCAGTTCACCCGGGAGTACGGCCGGTACTTCGGGAACGCCCCGACCAAGGACATCGCGATGCTGCTCCAAAAGGCCGGCGTGGACCGCCCCGCTTCTGAAAACTAG
- a CDS encoding TonB-dependent receptor → MHSRKSSRAQLSLATARAFALAAGFTSLAAAQGVPAPAAPMTVNLPSQPLRQALDKLARQANLQIAYPEGLVAGKLAPAVSGQFTVKQTLDRLLAGSGLVATVEGTSVTVKEAPAASEATLPTVKVSATSTAPSELPKAHAGQQVAKGARLGALGNLSVMDTPFNITSYTAELIEDQQARTVADVLVNDPSVRFTTSNGHMYENFRVRGFDVNASELAINGMFGLAPVGHSPVEFVERVEVLKGPSALFSGMAPGGGIGGVINLVPKRAANDPLTEVSLGYQSKGQLGGTVDVGHRFGDAKQWGVRVNGAYSDGDTELDGQSKKREFLSTAFDYQGESLTASLDAYHSKESFEGGTPAMFWFSTPSIPEAPDPRINQFRTGYGELKSDAVIGRAEYEFNRHLSAFVGAGFRNYDYSGFINGTHARQINAVGNYTGMMVGQLGSSDSVSSEAGIRGRFGTGGVQHELVLHATNLKQEDSSNTTSSSFTSNIYRPVTPVMVALPTTAPKTGESTLSSWALVDTMSFMGEAVRLTLGLRDQEVDTTSYNTAGAVTGKYDEHAVTPSVAVVVKPWGAGVSLYANYVQGLSKGDSVTDAAATNYQQVFAPYKTEQKELGAKWSVRGFSNTASLFEITKPTLVALGTSTRPTYTDEGEKRVRGIEWNTFGEVVPHVRLLGGATYTQGVLTKTAYNRNNGKVAVGAPRWQGNLGAEWDLPWIQGFTLSGRVFASTSQYLDAANTQEIPGWSQYDFGARYTTRVGGRKLAVHLNVANLFDRHYYSGSFSDSTPIATLGAPRTVSATVSMSF, encoded by the coding sequence ATGCATTCACGGAAATCCAGCCGTGCCCAATTGAGCCTGGCGACCGCCCGCGCCTTTGCCCTGGCCGCCGGCTTCACCTCCCTGGCGGCCGCCCAAGGGGTTCCTGCCCCGGCGGCGCCCATGACCGTCAACCTTCCCTCGCAGCCCCTGCGCCAGGCGCTCGACAAGCTGGCGCGGCAGGCCAACCTGCAGATCGCGTATCCGGAGGGGCTGGTGGCCGGCAAGTTGGCGCCCGCCGTGTCGGGCCAGTTCACGGTCAAACAGACACTGGACCGGCTGCTGGCCGGAAGCGGACTGGTGGCGACCGTCGAGGGGACCTCGGTGACGGTGAAGGAAGCGCCCGCGGCTTCCGAAGCGACCCTGCCCACGGTCAAGGTCTCGGCCACCAGCACCGCCCCGTCGGAGTTGCCGAAAGCCCACGCCGGCCAGCAAGTCGCCAAGGGCGCGCGCCTCGGCGCGCTGGGCAACCTGTCCGTCATGGACACGCCCTTCAACATCACCAGCTACACCGCCGAGCTGATCGAGGATCAGCAGGCGCGGACGGTGGCGGACGTGCTCGTCAACGACCCCTCCGTGCGCTTCACCACGTCGAACGGGCACATGTACGAGAACTTCCGCGTGCGCGGCTTCGACGTCAACGCCTCCGAGCTGGCGATCAACGGCATGTTCGGGCTCGCGCCCGTGGGCCACTCGCCGGTGGAATTCGTCGAGCGGGTGGAAGTCCTCAAGGGCCCCAGCGCGCTCTTCAGCGGCATGGCGCCCGGCGGCGGCATCGGCGGCGTGATCAACCTCGTGCCCAAGCGCGCGGCCAACGATCCCCTGACCGAGGTGTCCCTCGGCTACCAGTCGAAAGGCCAGCTGGGCGGCACCGTCGACGTCGGCCACCGCTTCGGCGATGCCAAGCAGTGGGGCGTTCGCGTGAACGGCGCCTACAGCGATGGGGACACCGAACTGGACGGCCAGTCCAAGAAGCGCGAATTCCTGTCCACCGCGTTCGACTACCAGGGCGAATCCCTGACGGCCTCCCTTGACGCCTACCACAGCAAGGAGTCGTTCGAGGGCGGCACCCCCGCCATGTTCTGGTTCTCCACGCCCAGCATTCCGGAGGCTCCGGATCCGCGGATCAACCAGTTCCGCACCGGCTACGGCGAACTGAAGAGCGACGCCGTGATCGGGCGGGCCGAATACGAGTTCAACCGGCACCTCTCGGCCTTCGTGGGAGCGGGATTCCGGAACTACGACTACTCCGGCTTCATCAACGGCACCCATGCGCGCCAGATCAACGCGGTGGGCAACTACACCGGCATGATGGTCGGGCAGCTGGGCAGCAGCGACAGCGTCTCCTCCGAAGCGGGCATCCGCGGCCGCTTCGGGACGGGCGGGGTACAGCACGAGCTGGTGCTCCACGCCACCAACCTGAAGCAGGAGGACAGCTCCAACACCACCTCGTCGTCCTTCACCTCGAACATCTATCGGCCCGTGACCCCGGTGATGGTGGCCCTTCCGACCACGGCTCCCAAGACCGGCGAGTCGACCCTGTCGAGCTGGGCCCTGGTCGACACCATGTCCTTCATGGGCGAGGCCGTGCGGCTGACCCTCGGCCTGCGCGACCAGGAAGTCGACACCACCAGCTACAACACCGCGGGAGCCGTGACCGGCAAATATGACGAGCACGCCGTGACGCCCAGCGTCGCCGTGGTGGTCAAGCCCTGGGGAGCGGGCGTTTCCCTCTACGCCAACTACGTGCAGGGGCTGAGCAAGGGCGACAGCGTGACGGATGCGGCGGCGACGAACTACCAGCAGGTGTTCGCGCCCTACAAGACCGAGCAGAAGGAGCTGGGCGCCAAGTGGAGCGTCCGCGGCTTCAGCAACACCGCCAGCCTGTTCGAGATCACCAAGCCCACACTAGTCGCCCTGGGAACCAGCACGCGCCCCACCTACACGGACGAAGGCGAGAAGCGCGTCCGGGGCATCGAGTGGAACACCTTCGGCGAGGTGGTGCCCCATGTGCGGCTGCTCGGCGGCGCGACCTACACCCAGGGCGTGCTGACGAAGACCGCCTACAACCGGAACAACGGCAAGGTGGCGGTCGGCGCTCCCCGCTGGCAGGGCAACCTCGGGGCGGAATGGGACCTTCCGTGGATCCAGGGCTTCACGCTGAGCGGGCGCGTCTTCGCCAGCACCAGCCAGTACCTGGACGCCGCGAACACCCAGGAGATTCCCGGCTGGAGCCAGTACGACTTCGGCGCCCGCTACACCACGCGCGTGGGCGGCCGCAAACTCGCCGTGCACCTGAACGTGGCGAATCTGTTCGATCGCCACTACTACTCCGGCAGCTTCAGCGACAGCACCCCCATCGCCACGCTGGGCGCGCCGCGCACGGTGAGCGCGACCGTCAGCATGAGCTTCTGA